A window from Triticum aestivum cultivar Chinese Spring chromosome 6D, IWGSC CS RefSeq v2.1, whole genome shotgun sequence encodes these proteins:
- the LOC123144103 gene encoding 4-coumarate--CoA ligase 3 → MGSVPEESVAAAAPEVVFRSRLPDIEIPNEQTLQSYCFAKMSEVGSRPCIIDGQTGASYTYAEVESLSRKAAAGLRRMGVGKGDVVMNLLRNCPEFAFSFLGAARLGAATTTANPFYTPHEIHRQADAAGAMLIVTEACAVDKVLEYAAGKGLPVVTVDGRRDGCVEFSELIAGEELPEAEEAGIHPDDVVALPYSSGTTGLPKGVMLTHRSLITSVAQQVDGENPNLYFSKEDVLLCLLPLFHIYSLNSVLLAGLRAGSAMVIMRKFDIGALVELVRAHGITIAPFVPPIVVEIAKSPQVTAGDLASIRMVMSGAAPMGKDLQDAFMAKIPNAVLGQGYGMTEAGPVLAMCLAFAKEPFKVKSGSCGTVVRNAGLKIVDPDTGASLGRNQPGEICIRGQQIMKGYLNDPESTKNTIDKDGWLHTGDIGLVDDDDEIFIVDRLKEIIKYKGFQVAPAELEALLITHPEIKDAAVVSLKDDLAGEVPVAFVMRIEGSEITEDDIKKFVAKEVVFYKRIHKVFFTDSIPKNPSGKILRKDLRARLAAGIPS, encoded by the exons ATGGGGTCCGTGCCGGAGGAGTCggttgcggcggcggcgccggaggtGGTGTTCCGGTCGAGGCTGCCGGACATCGAGATCCCCAACGAGCAGACGCTGCAGAGCTACTGCTTCGCCAAGATGTCCGAGGTGGGGTCCCGCCCCTGCATCATCGACGGCCAGACGGGCGCCTCCTACACgtacgccgaggtggagtccctctcccggaaggcggcggcggggctccgccgGATGGGCGTCGGCAAGGGCGACGTGGTCATGAACCTGCTCCGCAACTGCCCCGAGTTCGCCTTCTCCTTCCTCGGCGCGGCGCGCCtgggcgccgccaccaccaccgccaaccCCTTCTACACCCCGCACGAGATCCACCGGCAGGCGGACGCGGCCGGCGCCATGCTGATCGTCACTGAGGCCTGCGCCGTCGACAAGGTGCTGGAGTACGCGGCCGGGAAGGGCCTGCCCGTGGTCACCGTCGACGGGAGGCGCGACGGGTGCGTCGAGTTCAGCGAGCTGATCGCCGGCGAGGAGCTTCCCGAGGCCGAGGAGGCCGGGATCCACCCCGACGACGTCGTCGCGCTGCCCTACTCCTCCGGCACCACCGGGCTGCCCAAGGGCGTCATGCTCACGCACCGCAGCCTCATCACCAGCGTCGCCCAGCAG GTGGACGGAGAGAACCCGAACCTGTACTTCAGCAAGGAGGACGTGCTGCTGTGCCTGCTGCCGCTGTTCCACATCTACTCGCTCAACTCGGTGCTGCTGGCGGGGCTGCGCGCCGGGTCGGCCATGGTGATCATGCGCAAGTTCGACATCGGCGCGCTGGTGGAGCTGGTGCGCGCGCACGGCATCACCATCGCGCCCTTCGTGCCGCCCATCGTGGTGGAGATCGCCAAGAGCCCCCAGGTGaccgccggcgacctcgcctccATCCGCATGGTCATGTCCGGCGCCGCGCCCATGGGCAAGGACCTGCAGGACGCCTTCATGGCCAAGATCCCCAACGCCGTGCTCGGCCAG GGGTACGGGATGACGGAGGCCGGGCCGGTGCTGGCCATGTGCCTGGCGTTCGCCAAGGAGCCGTTCAAGGTCAAGTCCGGGTCGTGCGGCACGGTGGTGCGCAACGCGGGGCTCAAGATCGTCGACCCCGACACCGGCGCCTCCCTCGGCCGCAACCAGCCCGGCGAGATCTGCATCCGCGGCCAGCAGATCATGAAAG GTTACCTGAACGACCCAGAGTCCACCAAGAACACCATCGACAAGGACGGCTGGCTGCACACCGGAGACATCGGCCtcgtcgacgacgacgacgagatcTTCATCGTCGACAGGCTCAAGGAGATCATCAAGTACAAGGGCTTCCAGGTGGCGCCGGCGGAGCTCGAGGCCCTCCTCATCACGCACCCGGAGATCAAGGACGCCGCCGTTGTATC ACTGAAGGACGATCTTGCTGGCGAAGTCCCGGTCGCCTTCGTTATGCGGATCGAAGGCTCCGAAATCACCGAGGATGACATCAAGAAATTCGTCGCAAAGGAG GTTGTTTTCTACAAGAGGATCCACAAGGTCTTCTTCACCGACTCCATTCCCAAGAACCCTTCCGGCAAGATCCTGAGGAAGGACTTGAGAGCCAGACTCGCCGCCGGCATCCCAAGCTAG